The following are encoded together in the Daucus carota subsp. sativus chromosome 5, DH1 v3.0, whole genome shotgun sequence genome:
- the LOC108220782 gene encoding lysine-specific demethylase JMJ26: MDSNGNKRGSKRKAGRPKNKMKRIDDLGKKSEEIVRDSVQPVDQRTVLDLDAIVRDYISRTSEFCKDGQEICIVSSSDDDEENQNRANKIKGKEIIAGSSGKDDANDDRNHKSKNKDNEIVISDDNDDGGAEDDDQKIEDEHDVDTEATAPQCEEHERYFPKEAPSSPKRRKNSAMGKDDEKIQKIGSRGPNNKEKGKDGLTSRVCKSAGSKRKGAVMTDENGNPLSTMCHQCQRNDKGRVVVCNNCIWKRYCVPCMTTWYPKMTEDDFARLCPVCRVNCNCKSCLRLPKKDKSMADLKFTNEEKIRYSKYIIPMLLPSLKQLNEEQIREKQVEAKIQGVSISKLEVKKAKCGLDERMYCDNCRTSVADFHRSCSSCKYDLCLICCEEFRDGCLQESPEEVITQFKDPGSPYMHGFSEPKHRSCKLDETVGEGCQQKSTLGDDTSEKDHLKSKTEWKPCIDGRISCPPKTLGGCGKGILELKCIFDKDFVSNLLVAAEELSGKHKLFLETPGQQCSCFDSESEIGIDKMNLLKAASREGSSDHHLYCPTAVQLQANDLSHFQYHWLKGEPVIVKNVLELTCGLSWEPMVMWRALRQPKNLTRPQLLDVAAIDCLKWCELDVSARLFFNGYQEGQFTSFGWPLILKLKDWPPSSSFDEHLPRHCVEFLSSLPFKEYTNPRSGYLNLAVKLPEKSLKPDLGPKTYIAYGNTQELGRGDSVTKLHCDMSDAVYVLTHVQEVTPTSDQRANIEKLKQLQYAQDEMEFHGTVVKSEGLGSKQQDDNEEKIKESEENPRNMVSSSLENNIEGIDHPEGGALWDIFRRQDSLKLEEYLRKYYKEFRHIYCLPLDKVVHPIHDQTCYLSMEHKRRLKKEYGIEPWTFVQKLGDAVLIPAGCPYQVRNLKSCIKVSVEFVSPENVSECIRFAKEIRLLPRNHSAKDDKLEIKKMIIFAIRQAVMDLQTLHL, from the exons ATGGATTCTAACGGGAACAAAAGAGGAAGCAAAAGAAAAGCAGGGAGACCCaaaaataagatgaaaagaatTGACGATTTGGGTAAAAAAAGCGAGGAGATTGTGAGAGATAGTGTTCAACCTGTGGATCAAAGGACTGTTCTTGATTTGGATGCCATTGTTAGAGATTATATCAGCAGAACTAGTGAATTTTGCAAAGATGGTCAAGAAATTTGTATTGTCAGTAgtagtgatgatgatgaagaaaatCAGAATCGTGCAAATAAAATCAAGGGCAAGGAGATCATTGCTGGTAGTAGTGGTAAAGATGATGCTAATGATGATCGGAATCATAAAAGTAAAAATAAGGACAATGAGATTGTTATTAgtgatgataatgatgatggTGGTGCTGAGGATGATGATCAGAAGATTGAAGATGAACATGATGTGGATACGGAGGCTACGGCCCCCCAATGTGAAGAGCACGAGAGATATTTTCCGAAGGAAGCTCCGTCTTCACCAAAGCGACGCAAGAATAGTGCAATGGGAAAAGATGATGAAAAAATTCAGAAGATAGGGAGTAGGGGTCCAAACAATAAGGAAAAAGGGAAAGATGGCCTGACAAGTCGAGTTTGTAAGTCTGCTGGTTCTAAGCGAAAGGGAGCCGTAATGACAGATGAGAAT GGGAATCCGTTATCAACTATGTGTCACCAGTGCCAGAGGAATGACAAAGGCAGGGTCGTGGTATGCAATAACTGTATATGGAAGCGATATTGTGTTCCCTGCATGACCACATG GTACCCTAAGATGACTGAAGATGATTTTGCCAGGCTCTGTCCTGTTTGTAGAGTCAACTGTAACTGCAAAAGTTGCTTGCGGTTGCCGAAAAAG GACAAGTCAATGGCTGATTTAAAGTTTACCAATGAAGAAAAAATTCGATACTCCAAGTATATTATTCCGATGCTTCTTCCCTCCCTGAAACAACTCAATGAGGAACAGATAAGGGAAAAGCAGGTAGAAGCTAAGATTCAAG GAGTATCTATATCCAAGTTAGAAGTAAAGAAGGCTAAATGTGGGTTGGATGAGCGCATGTATTG TGACAATTGTAGAACCTCTGTTGCTGATTTCCACAGAAGCTGTTCAAGTTGCAAGTATGATCTTTGCCTAATATGTTGTGAGGAGTTCCGTGATGGCTGCCTGCAAGAGTCTCCAGAAGAAGTGATAACGCAATTTAAAGACCCAGGGTCCCCATACATGCATGGTTTTAGTGAACCAAAGCATAGATCATGCAAATTGGATGAAACTGTTGGTGAAGGTTGTCAGCAAAAGTCAACATTGGGCGATGATACTAGTGAAAAGGATCATTTAAAGTCAAAAACTGAGTGGAAACCCTGTATAGATGGTAGGATTTCTTGTCCCCCAAAAACTTTGGGTGGTTGCGGTAAAGGCATATTAGAATTGAAGTGTATTTTCGACAAGgattttgtttccaacttgcTGGTAGCTGCTGAGGAACTATCAGGCAAACACAAACTCTTCCTTGAAACTCCTGGACAACAGTGCTCCTGTTTTGATTCAGAGAGTGAAATTGGCATCGACAAAATGAATTTACTGAAAGCTGCATCTCGAGAAGGTTCCAGTGACCATCATCTGTATTGTCCAACTGCTGTACAACTTCAGGCCAATGACTTGAGTCATTTCCAGTACCATTGGCTCAAAGGCGAACCTGTAATTGTCAAGAATGTGCTTGAGTTAACATGTGGTTTAAGTTGGGAACCAATGGTCATGTGGCGCGCACTTCGTCAGCCTAAAAACCTGACTCGTCCCCAGCTACTGGATGTGGCTGCCATTGATTGCTTAAAATGGTGCGAG CTGGATGTTAGTGCACGACTTTTTTTCAATGGTTATCAGGAAGGTCAATTTACTAGTTTCGGGTGGCCCTTAATTTTGAAGCTGAAGGACTGGCCCCCATCCAGTTCATTTGATGAGCACTTGCCACGTCATTGTGTTGAGTTTCTCAGTAGTTTGCCCTTCAAGGAATATACAAATCCACGCAGTGGCTACTTAAATCTTGCTGTCAAGTTACCGGAGAAATCTTTAAAGCCAGATCTGGGGCCTAAGACATACATAGCTTATGGAAATACTCAGGAGCTCGGTCGTGGTGATTCTGTGACGAAGCTCCATTGTGACATGTCTGATGCG GTATATGTTCTGACACATGTTCAAGAAGTAACTCCGACATCTGATCAAAGGGCCAATATAGAGAAGTTAAAACAATTGCAATATGCCCAGGATGAAATGGAATTTCACGGGACAGTGGTGAAGTCAGAGGGCCTGGGATCTAAACAACAAGATGACAACGAGGAAAAGATCAAAGAATCGGAAGAAAATCCGAGGAATATGGTTTCTTCGTCTTTGGAGAACAATATAGAGGGAATTGATCACCCAGAGGGTGGTGCTCTATGGGACATCTTCAGGAGGCAAGATTCTCTGAAACTGGAAgaatatttaagaaaatattacaAAGAATTCAGGCACATATATTGCCTTCCTTTAGACAAG GTGGTTCACCCCATCCATGACCAGACGTGTTACTTGAGCATGGAGCATAAAAGAAGGCTGAAGAAGGAATATG GAATAGAACCATGGACATTTGTCCAAAAACTAGGAGATGCAGTATTAATACCAGCTGGATGTCCTTATCAAGTTAGAAATTTAAAG TCATGCATTAAGGTTTCAGTGGAATTCGTCTCACCTGAAAATGTTAGTGAGTGCATTCGATTCGCCAAAGAAATTCGTCTGCTCCCTCGAAATCACAGTGCCAAAGATGACAAGTTGGAG ATCAAGAAAATGATTATCTTTGCTATCCGACAAGCAGTGATGGACTTGCAGACCTTACATTTGTGA